Proteins encoded within one genomic window of Halobacteroides halobius DSM 5150:
- a CDS encoding penicillin-binding protein 1A yields MANKKQKIKQLTITALILFIAIGMGTTIGIITWVIQTSPNVADYGHWQTSEATIVYDSNGDVLTKLYQENRIYVPISKIPKHLQNAVVSIEDARFWEHHGIDPIGIMRAIYVDLKHMAKVQGASTITQQLAKNALLTHKKTFTRKFQEMYIALQFERMYTKKEILEFYLNEIFLGYNAYGVQSAANYYFNKDVQDLTLAESALIAGLIKAPNYYSPYQNKKAARHRRNVVLNQMLEYGYITAKQARKAKAQPINLERPTDDTDENAPYFVRYVRNKLIDKFGAKQVYNGGLRVYTTLDPSMQAKAKATVDKAIKTGYIPTVNKKAGLGKRQPQLALVTIEPSSGHIKALIGGRGHDKFNRAIQANRQPGSAFKPFVYATAMKEGMSPGSVIDDTLKEYKTGLETEKTWIPENYNDKYLGPTTLRIGLAKSINVMAVKLLDKVGVNDTITTAKGLGIKSLVPQDQNLAIALGGLTKGVTPLEMAEAYGVFANQGIKVKPIAITKVYDSYGNIIWNHEAQKEAQKSLALDKSIAYLVTDMLQSAVARGPLVWGTGWRAKLNRPMAGKTGTTSNYSDAWFVGYTPDLVTSIWIGEDEPTRMEYVKKNKAGKPIMKNGKPVTEIISSGEAAALWGNYMEKVVKNKAIKSFKRPDNIITKEICIDSGMLPNKYCRKNNQVREELFIKGTEPTTKGTLHKKTATIKIDTSTGLIATENCPDDKIKEVKYQIKTNIIVDENGVPIKKYKPDTKLPLPLKDKEGNYIYKKIPQKKCTKHKPTAEDKSTSIKDKIYNFFNLLRGN; encoded by the coding sequence ATGGCTAATAAAAAACAAAAAATAAAGCAATTAACTATTACAGCACTTATTTTATTTATAGCTATAGGAATGGGAACTACTATTGGAATAATAACTTGGGTAATTCAAACTAGTCCAAATGTAGCAGATTATGGACACTGGCAGACTAGTGAAGCCACAATAGTTTATGATTCTAATGGCGATGTTTTAACCAAATTATATCAAGAAAATAGAATTTATGTTCCTATATCAAAAATTCCAAAACATCTACAAAATGCTGTAGTTTCTATTGAGGATGCTCGCTTTTGGGAACACCATGGTATTGACCCCATAGGAATTATGCGAGCTATCTATGTTGATTTAAAGCATATGGCTAAAGTTCAAGGAGCTAGTACAATTACCCAACAGTTAGCTAAAAATGCTTTATTAACTCATAAAAAGACCTTTACTCGTAAATTCCAAGAAATGTATATAGCATTACAGTTTGAAAGAATGTACACTAAAAAAGAAATCTTAGAATTCTATCTTAATGAAATTTTTCTAGGCTACAATGCTTATGGAGTTCAAAGTGCAGCTAATTACTACTTTAATAAAGATGTTCAAGATTTAACTCTAGCAGAATCAGCTTTGATAGCAGGATTAATTAAAGCACCTAACTATTATTCTCCTTATCAAAATAAGAAAGCTGCTAGACACAGAAGAAATGTAGTCTTGAATCAAATGTTAGAGTATGGCTATATTACTGCTAAACAGGCTAGAAAAGCTAAAGCTCAACCTATTAATTTAGAACGTCCTACAGACGATACTGATGAAAATGCTCCTTACTTTGTCCGTTATGTTAGAAATAAATTGATTGATAAGTTTGGGGCCAAGCAAGTCTATAATGGTGGTCTAAGAGTTTATACTACTCTCGATCCTAGTATGCAAGCTAAGGCTAAAGCCACTGTAGATAAAGCTATTAAAACTGGTTATATTCCAACTGTAAATAAAAAAGCTGGCTTAGGAAAAAGACAACCACAATTAGCTTTGGTAACAATTGAACCTAGTTCTGGTCACATCAAAGCTTTGATAGGTGGACGAGGCCATGATAAATTTAACCGAGCTATACAAGCTAATAGACAACCTGGTTCTGCATTTAAGCCTTTTGTCTATGCTACTGCTATGAAAGAAGGAATGAGTCCAGGTTCAGTAATAGATGATACTCTTAAAGAATATAAGACAGGACTTGAAACTGAAAAAACTTGGATTCCTGAAAACTACAATGATAAATATTTAGGGCCAACTACGTTAAGAATTGGACTAGCTAAATCTATTAATGTTATGGCAGTCAAACTACTAGATAAAGTAGGAGTTAATGATACCATTACAACTGCTAAAGGTTTGGGGATTAAAAGCTTAGTTCCTCAAGACCAAAATCTAGCTATAGCTTTAGGAGGATTAACTAAAGGAGTTACACCTTTAGAAATGGCCGAAGCCTATGGTGTTTTTGCCAATCAGGGAATTAAAGTTAAACCAATTGCTATTACAAAAGTTTACGATAGCTATGGTAATATTATTTGGAATCATGAAGCTCAAAAAGAAGCACAAAAGAGCTTGGCCCTTGATAAATCAATAGCTTATTTGGTTACAGATATGCTTCAATCAGCTGTTGCTAGAGGTCCCTTAGTGTGGGGAACAGGGTGGAGAGCTAAATTAAATAGACCAATGGCTGGTAAAACAGGAACTACTTCTAACTACTCTGATGCTTGGTTTGTTGGTTACACCCCTGATCTAGTAACTAGTATTTGGATTGGAGAAGATGAACCAACTAGAATGGAATATGTTAAGAAAAATAAAGCAGGAAAACCAATTATGAAGAATGGTAAACCTGTCACTGAAATTATATCTAGTGGAGAAGCTGCTGCTTTATGGGGCAATTATATGGAGAAAGTAGTTAAAAATAAAGCTATTAAAAGCTTTAAACGTCCAGATAATATCATCACTAAAGAAATTTGTATTGACAGTGGTATGTTACCTAATAAATATTGTAGAAAAAATAATCAGGTTCGAGAAGAATTATTTATTAAAGGTACAGAGCCAACTACAAAAGGCACTTTGCATAAAAAGACTGCTACAATCAAAATTGATACCTCTACAGGTTTAATTGCCACAGAAAATTGTCCTGATGATAAAATTAAGGAAGTTAAATACCAAATTAAAACGAATATTATTGTTGATGAAAATGGAGTACCTATTAAAAAGTATAAACCAGATACTAAACTTCCTTTACCATTAAAAGATAAAGAAGGTAATTATATTTATAAAAAAATCCCACAAAAGAAATGTACTAAACACAAACCAACCGCAGAAGATAAATCAACTTCCATCAAAGATAAAATATATAATTTCTTTAACCTTTTAAGAGGTAACTAA
- a CDS encoding IreB family regulatory phosphoprotein — translation MNDFDKTMMFKVDKEEESKVAKVLKEVYQALEERDYNPINQIVGYILSGDPAYITSHQNARSKIRQFERDEIIEELVKNYLKD, via the coding sequence ATGAATGATTTCGATAAGACTATGATGTTTAAAGTTGATAAGGAAGAAGAAAGTAAAGTAGCTAAGGTTTTAAAAGAAGTTTATCAAGCTTTAGAAGAAAGAGATTATAATCCAATTAATCAAATAGTTGGTTATATTCTTTCTGGAGATCCGGCATATATTACTAGTCATCAAAATGCTCGAAGTAAGATTAGGCAGTTTGAAAGAGATGAAATTATTGAGGAGTTAGTAAAAAACTATTTAAAGGATTAA
- a CDS encoding cell division FtsA domain-containing protein, with protein MLNILSILNNVFNKSDSEDYQYRIALDIGTEYVKAVVVKFDEQYICEIIGYGRVQQSYSNMDGGAVSNIEDVIKKSYEAIEEATEMAEVEPEEIVIGIAGEFVKGDVTTLNHKRLFSKRKLKRKELDNLAQETQKKALNQAREELLADTGLDNVKVQLINSSIVEIKLDGYKITNPEEFQGKNLELTAFNTFAPLVHIGALETIADRLGYKLVGIIAEPFAIAKSIMSNEAYEFGAIVIDIGGGTTDIALIRNGGIEGTKMFSLAGRAFTKTLAREFNLSLQKAEELKIAYSTGKLNETEEIDKLLKSDLNLLYEGIEVALDKLAQSEALPQKIYLCGGGSSLNGLFDGIQKRRMYENLPFFRKPDIKLLSAEDITGVKDRIGRLTGAENVTPKSLALQATMIQEVYERNIWDKLSVNIGR; from the coding sequence GTGTTAAACATTTTATCCATATTAAATAATGTTTTTAATAAGTCAGATTCTGAAGATTATCAATATCGAATTGCCTTGGATATAGGAACAGAGTATGTTAAAGCAGTAGTAGTTAAGTTTGATGAGCAATATATTTGTGAGATAATAGGTTATGGACGAGTACAGCAGTCTTATTCTAATATGGATGGAGGAGCAGTTTCTAATATTGAGGATGTAATAAAAAAGAGTTATGAAGCAATTGAAGAAGCTACAGAGATGGCAGAGGTAGAGCCAGAAGAAATTGTGATTGGTATTGCTGGTGAATTTGTTAAAGGAGATGTAACTACTTTAAATCATAAACGCTTGTTTTCTAAAAGAAAGCTTAAAAGAAAAGAATTAGATAATTTGGCCCAAGAAACCCAAAAAAAGGCTCTTAATCAAGCTAGAGAAGAGTTATTAGCAGATACAGGGTTGGATAATGTCAAAGTACAATTGATTAATTCATCGATTGTTGAAATCAAGCTTGATGGTTATAAAATCACAAATCCGGAAGAATTTCAAGGGAAGAATTTAGAATTAACAGCATTTAATACTTTTGCTCCGCTGGTTCATATTGGAGCTTTAGAAACAATAGCTGATAGATTAGGTTATAAATTAGTTGGAATAATTGCGGAACCATTTGCAATTGCTAAAAGTATTATGAGTAATGAGGCATATGAGTTTGGGGCTATAGTTATTGATATTGGTGGAGGGACAACTGATATTGCTTTAATTCGAAATGGTGGTATTGAAGGAACAAAGATGTTTAGTTTAGCTGGACGAGCTTTTACAAAAACTTTAGCTAGGGAGTTTAATCTCTCTTTACAAAAAGCAGAAGAATTAAAGATAGCTTATTCAACTGGAAAGTTAAATGAAACAGAAGAAATAGACAAATTATTAAAGAGTGACCTTAATTTATTATATGAAGGAATAGAAGTAGCCTTAGATAAGTTGGCCCAGTCAGAGGCTTTACCCCAAAAAATATATTTATGTGGTGGAGGAAGTTCTTTAAATGGTTTATTTGATGGGATTCAAAAACGTAGAATGTATGAGAATCTTCCGTTTTTTAGAAAACCTGATATTAAATTGTTATCTGCAGAGGATATAACTGGAGTTAAAGATAGGATAGGAAGACTAACAGGAGCTGAGAATGTAACCCCTAAAAGTTTGGCTTTACAGGCTACAATGATCCAAGAGGTATATGAACGAAATATATGGGATAAGTTATCAGTTAATATAGGCAGATAA
- the yunB gene encoding sporulation protein YunB — translation MRFMSVIKWGLVVVIILAISTIVMIEMTLQPILNRVTTADVTGMLSAVINKSANQVMYDVNYNQLVNVKTNDEGYIVLMQPNLQQINNLASDITLNIQKRLEEVKKRVIEIPVSQVFGIEILSKFSPTFDVHVIPYGAVKTNVIDEFEAVGINQTKHRIYLHVTTQARVVVPAISTKIKVSTDIPLSEAVISGEVPRTYVGIKGGLLEKDTLTTK, via the coding sequence ATGAGATTTATGAGCGTGATTAAATGGGGGTTGGTTGTAGTAATAATCTTAGCTATTTCTACTATAGTTATGATTGAGATGACTTTACAGCCAATTTTAAATAGAGTAACTACAGCTGATGTAACAGGGATGTTATCAGCTGTTATTAATAAAAGTGCTAATCAAGTAATGTATGATGTAAATTATAATCAACTAGTTAATGTAAAGACTAATGATGAAGGATACATAGTTTTAATGCAACCAAATTTACAGCAGATTAATAATCTTGCTTCAGATATTACATTAAATATTCAAAAAAGGTTAGAGGAAGTAAAAAAGAGAGTTATTGAAATTCCAGTATCGCAAGTATTTGGAATTGAGATTTTATCTAAGTTTAGTCCTACTTTTGATGTTCATGTAATACCTTATGGGGCTGTTAAAACAAATGTTATTGATGAGTTTGAAGCGGTAGGTATTAATCAGACAAAACATAGAATCTATTTACATGTTACTACTCAAGCGAGAGTAGTTGTACCTGCAATTAGTACTAAAATTAAAGTATCTACTGATATTCCTCTATCTGAAGCAGTTATTTCAGGAGAAGTACCAAGAACATATGTAGGAATTAAAGGCGGATTATTAGAAAAGGATACATTAACTACCAAGTAA
- the alaS gene encoding alanine--tRNA ligase: protein MKSSEIRQRFLDFFAEQDHKVLPSAPLVPQNDPTLLWINAGMAPFKDYFSGSATPPKRRVVTAQKCIRTNDIENVGQTARHQTFFEMLGNFSFGDYFKEEAIQWSYQFLTEKLNLDSDRFLISIYKDDDDAFNIWHKRIGIPTDRIIRMGKDENFWEIGTGPCGPCSEIHYDRGKDYGCEEGCELGCDCDRYLEIWNLVFTQYNKTETGEYLDLPQKNIDTGAGLERLASLLQDKPTNFETDLFMPIIEYITSHCGVEYGQAQESDVAIKVIADHIRSVSFAITDGVLPSNEGRGYVVRRLLRRAVRYAKMLDLKIPFLHTIVAVVVEIMGDHYTALASKQEQIEKIIKQEELRFQETLEQGMDILEDLIDELQKKDKSKIPGKQVFTLYDTYGFPKELTKEIAAEKGFVIDEIGFEEAMEEQRKRAREAREDYDQGHGQLELFKAIRDQIGNTQFVGYDNYQVDSKVLSLVQDEEEVKEIGAGQKAKLVLAKTPFYAEGGGQVGDQGMISFASGQAKVLETEEIAELIVHHIQLEEGEVKVGTKVKASINQQSRKATARNHTATHLLHKALKEILGDHVNQSGSLVTPDKLRFDFSHFEAVTEEELAAIEKQVNNYILKNISVKAEKMDLEEAKAVGATALFGDKYGEQVRLVKAGEYSKELCGGTHVRTTGEIGQFKIVGESGIAAGVRRIEAVTGEEALKHVNQLEDSIVKIANKLKANPSEVVSKVELLQNQIKKLEGEIESLKDKLAASQTKDLVAQVEKINGVPTILHSVDSLDAAGLRKMADELKTELDSGIIVLGSKLENKVLFVAVVTDDLVKEGYHAGEIIGEVAKVAGGGGGGRPNMAQAGGSKPEQLAAALEKAQEIIGSNV, encoded by the coding sequence ATGAAAAGTAGTGAAATTCGGCAAAGATTTTTAGATTTTTTTGCAGAACAAGACCATAAAGTATTACCTAGTGCACCATTAGTGCCCCAAAATGATCCTACTTTATTATGGATTAATGCAGGAATGGCACCATTTAAGGATTATTTTTCTGGAAGTGCTACTCCACCTAAAAGAAGGGTGGTAACTGCTCAAAAGTGTATTCGAACTAATGATATTGAAAATGTCGGTCAGACGGCTAGACATCAAACTTTTTTTGAAATGTTAGGTAATTTTTCGTTTGGAGACTACTTTAAAGAAGAAGCTATTCAATGGAGTTATCAATTTTTAACAGAGAAGTTGAATTTAGATTCGGATAGATTTTTAATATCTATTTATAAAGATGATGATGATGCTTTTAATATTTGGCACAAGAGAATAGGGATCCCAACTGATAGAATTATTAGAATGGGTAAAGATGAGAATTTTTGGGAGATTGGAACTGGCCCTTGTGGACCATGTTCTGAGATTCATTATGATCGAGGTAAAGATTATGGTTGTGAAGAAGGTTGTGAATTAGGTTGTGATTGTGATCGTTATTTAGAGATTTGGAATTTAGTATTTACACAGTATAATAAAACTGAAACTGGCGAATATTTAGACTTACCACAAAAGAATATAGATACAGGAGCTGGATTAGAGCGATTAGCATCACTATTACAGGATAAACCAACTAACTTTGAGACGGACTTATTTATGCCAATTATTGAATATATTACATCTCATTGTGGTGTTGAGTATGGTCAAGCCCAGGAAAGTGATGTAGCAATTAAGGTAATAGCTGATCATATTCGGAGTGTAAGTTTTGCAATTACTGATGGTGTATTACCTTCTAATGAAGGAAGAGGTTATGTTGTCAGAAGATTATTAAGAAGGGCTGTAAGGTATGCTAAGATGCTTGATTTAAAGATCCCTTTTTTACATACTATTGTTGCGGTGGTAGTAGAAATTATGGGGGATCACTATACTGCTTTAGCATCTAAACAGGAACAAATTGAGAAGATTATTAAGCAAGAGGAACTTAGGTTTCAAGAAACCTTAGAGCAAGGGATGGATATTTTAGAAGATTTAATTGATGAATTGCAAAAAAAGGACAAATCTAAAATTCCAGGAAAACAAGTCTTTACTTTGTATGATACGTATGGATTTCCTAAAGAACTAACCAAAGAAATTGCTGCTGAAAAAGGATTTGTAATTGATGAAATTGGTTTTGAGGAAGCAATGGAAGAACAACGTAAGCGAGCTAGAGAGGCCAGAGAAGACTATGATCAAGGACATGGCCAATTAGAATTATTTAAAGCAATTAGAGATCAAATAGGTAATACACAATTTGTAGGTTATGACAATTATCAAGTAGACTCTAAAGTTTTAAGTCTAGTTCAAGATGAAGAAGAAGTTAAGGAAATAGGTGCTGGTCAAAAGGCTAAATTGGTACTAGCTAAAACTCCTTTTTATGCTGAAGGTGGGGGCCAAGTTGGTGACCAAGGAATGATTAGTTTTGCTTCTGGACAGGCTAAAGTATTAGAGACAGAAGAAATTGCTGAGTTGATTGTGCATCATATTCAACTAGAAGAGGGAGAAGTAAAAGTAGGTACTAAAGTAAAGGCCAGTATTAATCAACAATCAAGAAAAGCTACTGCTCGTAATCATACAGCTACTCATTTGTTACATAAAGCCCTAAAGGAAATTTTAGGTGATCATGTTAATCAGTCTGGTTCATTAGTTACTCCTGATAAATTAAGGTTTGATTTTTCTCATTTTGAAGCTGTAACAGAAGAAGAGCTGGCTGCTATTGAAAAGCAAGTTAATAATTATATTTTAAAAAATATAAGTGTTAAAGCTGAGAAAATGGATTTAGAAGAAGCTAAAGCTGTAGGAGCAACTGCTTTATTTGGTGATAAATATGGAGAGCAAGTAAGATTAGTAAAAGCAGGTGAGTATAGTAAGGAATTATGTGGTGGAACTCATGTTAGAACTACAGGAGAAATTGGGCAATTTAAAATAGTAGGAGAATCTGGTATAGCAGCTGGAGTAAGAAGAATTGAAGCTGTAACAGGAGAAGAAGCCCTAAAGCATGTCAATCAATTAGAGGATAGCATTGTAAAAATAGCTAATAAGTTAAAAGCTAATCCATCTGAAGTAGTATCTAAAGTAGAATTGCTACAAAATCAAATTAAAAAATTAGAAGGAGAAATTGAAAGTTTAAAAGATAAATTAGCTGCTTCTCAAACTAAAGATTTAGTTGCTCAAGTTGAGAAGATAAATGGAGTACCAACTATTTTGCATAGTGTAGATAGTTTAGATGCAGCTGGACTGCGAAAAATGGCAGATGAATTAAAAACAGAATTAGATTCAGGAATAATTGTTTTAGGTTCTAAGTTAGAGAATAAAGTATTATTTGTTGCGGTAGTGACTGATGATTTAGTTAAAGAGGGATATCACGCTGGAGAGATAATTGGTGAAGTTGCTAAAGTTGCTGGTGGAGGGGGAGGAGGTCGCCCTAATATGGCTCAAGCAGGTGGTAGTAAGCCAGAGCAGTTAGCGGCTGCCTTAGAAAAAGCCCAAGAAATTATTGGATCCAATGTATAA
- the tyrS gene encoding tyrosine--tRNA ligase: MEIKEQLSIVKRGVSDLIGEEELVEKLKEVKKESRPLKVKLGLDPTAPDIHLGHAVVLNKLRQFQDLGHQVYLLIGDVTGQIGDPTGKSETRKQLSKEEVKENAETYKEQMFKILDQQKTEVVFNSQWFGEMDFIDAIELSSQYTVARMLEREDFANRYGNNQPISIHEFFYPILQGYDSVAMEADIELGGTDQRFNLLAGRKLQKEYGQDPQVVIMMPLLEGLDGVNKMSKSKGNYIGIDETPKDMYGKTMSLPDELIGRYFELVTEVPLNELQEIKASLEDGSLHPMKAKKRLAREIVATYYDQETAKKAQQEFEKVFKKGGTPDDMPEIEISDDQLEDGEMWIVKLVAATGFVDSNSQARRMIKQGAVTINDKKYQKINIDLKVENEMIIKVGKKNFAKIILK, encoded by the coding sequence ATGGAGATTAAAGAACAATTAAGTATTGTTAAACGTGGAGTTTCTGATTTAATTGGAGAAGAAGAACTAGTTGAAAAATTAAAAGAAGTTAAAAAAGAGAGTAGACCGCTTAAGGTAAAATTAGGGTTGGATCCAACTGCTCCAGATATTCATTTAGGTCATGCTGTTGTATTAAATAAATTAAGACAGTTTCAAGATTTAGGACATCAAGTTTATTTATTAATTGGTGATGTTACGGGCCAAATTGGTGATCCGACAGGTAAGTCTGAAACGAGAAAACAATTATCCAAAGAAGAAGTGAAGGAAAATGCTGAGACCTACAAAGAACAGATGTTTAAAATATTAGACCAGCAAAAGACAGAAGTTGTTTTTAATAGTCAATGGTTTGGAGAGATGGATTTTATTGATGCCATAGAGTTATCTTCTCAATATACTGTAGCGAGGATGTTAGAACGAGAGGATTTTGCTAATAGATATGGTAACAATCAACCAATTAGTATTCATGAATTCTTCTATCCTATTTTACAAGGGTATGATTCTGTAGCAATGGAAGCAGATATAGAATTAGGAGGCACTGACCAAAGATTTAATTTGTTAGCTGGGCGTAAGCTCCAAAAAGAATACGGACAAGACCCACAAGTTGTTATTATGATGCCTTTACTAGAAGGATTAGATGGTGTTAATAAAATGAGTAAAAGTAAAGGTAATTATATTGGTATTGATGAAACCCCTAAAGATATGTATGGTAAAACAATGTCTTTACCAGATGAATTAATTGGTCGTTATTTTGAGTTAGTAACTGAGGTGCCACTGAATGAATTACAGGAGATTAAAGCAAGTTTAGAAGATGGAAGTCTACATCCTATGAAAGCTAAAAAGAGACTAGCTAGAGAAATTGTGGCTACTTATTATGACCAAGAGACAGCTAAAAAAGCACAACAAGAGTTCGAAAAGGTATTTAAAAAAGGTGGAACGCCTGATGATATGCCTGAAATAGAGATTAGTGATGATCAATTAGAAGATGGAGAAATGTGGATTGTTAAATTAGTAGCTGCAACAGGCTTCGTAGATAGTAATAGTCAAGCACGAAGAATGATTAAACAAGGAGCAGTTACAATTAATGATAAAAAGTATCAAAAGATTAATATAGATCTTAAAGTAGAGAACGAAATGATTATTAAGGTAGGAAAGAAGAACTTTGCTAAAATAATTTTAAAATAA
- a CDS encoding AI-2E family transporter, translated as MLKQEKKGLVLLLIIISIYFFYQVKSILFPFCLAIILAYLLNPLIDKLVKSGMPRMGALTFVFGLLFVLFMFVFITVIPAIINELEILTNKLPFYIAKLDRIINKLNNQYQQINISSTLDRVLERIMLRIKELSVEFIERTTQVMINLLSRMFSLIMAPILTFYILKDFKLIKNYFWSIIPDQEQSAIRKLLIRIDEGLVGFFKGQLIVSILVGVLSTLALYWMGVKFSLIIGVLASIFNVVPYFGPFIGAGVAGLIAFGTSLKLSLRVILVFFIIQQIEGNIISPKIMGEEVGLHPVIIIFSLLAGGELLGVIGMLIAIPVAIIAKELLNYLFVEVLATVDNS; from the coding sequence ATGCTGAAGCAAGAAAAAAAAGGATTAGTACTATTACTGATAATTATTAGTATTTACTTTTTCTATCAAGTGAAGTCTATCTTATTTCCTTTCTGTTTAGCAATTATATTAGCTTATCTACTTAATCCTTTAATTGATAAGTTAGTAAAGAGTGGGATGCCTAGAATGGGGGCACTTACTTTTGTTTTTGGTCTGTTGTTTGTTTTGTTTATGTTTGTTTTTATCACAGTTATTCCAGCAATAATTAATGAATTAGAGATTTTAACCAATAAGTTACCATTTTATATTGCAAAGCTAGATAGAATAATAAATAAATTGAATAATCAGTACCAGCAGATTAATATTTCTTCTACTTTAGACCGGGTTTTAGAAAGGATAATGTTAAGAATAAAAGAACTTAGTGTAGAGTTTATAGAAAGAACAACTCAAGTAATGATTAATTTATTATCACGAATGTTTAGTTTGATTATGGCTCCTATTTTGACTTTTTATATTCTAAAAGATTTCAAGTTGATTAAGAATTATTTTTGGTCTATAATCCCTGATCAAGAACAATCTGCAATACGAAAGTTATTGATTAGGATTGATGAAGGACTGGTAGGCTTTTTTAAAGGACAATTAATAGTTAGTATATTAGTAGGTGTGTTATCAACTTTAGCTTTGTATTGGATGGGAGTAAAGTTTTCATTAATAATTGGAGTTTTAGCTAGTATTTTTAATGTAGTTCCTTATTTTGGCCCATTTATTGGTGCTGGGGTAGCTGGATTGATTGCGTTTGGGACTTCTCTTAAGTTGAGTTTACGGGTTATTTTAGTTTTTTTTATTATCCAACAAATAGAAGGGAATATTATTTCTCCTAAGATAATGGGAGAAGAGGTAGGTTTACATCCTGTGATTATTATTTTTTCTCTATTAGCGGGAGGAGAATTATTGGGGGTTATTGGAATGCTAATAGCTATTCCAGTAGCTATAATTGCTAAAGAGTTACTTAATTACTTATTTGTTGAGGTACTGGCTACTGTTGACAACAGTTAG